In Luteipulveratus mongoliensis, the DNA window CACCCATGCGACTCACGTCACACGACCACCAATTGCACTTCATGCCCCAGAGTGCAATGATGCACTTTGTGAGCGAAAGTGCAGTTAGTGGGGACGCCGAGTCGGGCCGCGAGGCCCGGCGATACGCGAATGCACGCCGACTCACGCTCTGTGCGCAGTCATTGACCGACGAGCGCGGCCTGGACGGCTTCACGATGGACGAGCTGGCCGACGCGGCCGGTGTGTCCCGAAGGACGCTGTTCAACTACTTCCCGAGCAAGGACGACGCCGTCCTTGGGCCGTTCCCTCTGGTGGACAGCGAGTGCATACAGGAGTTCCGGGCCGGGGGACCCACCGGTGACCTGATCGATGATCTGGCCATCGTCATGGACCAGCTCCTGCGAGCCAAGGATGTCTCGCGCGAGCAGATCGTTCTCGGGCAACGTGTGCTCGAGAGCAATCCCAAGCTGATGGCGTTGGCACACAAGCGTTTTCATGCAGTCGCCGAAGAATTCATCGCGGAGATCGAAGTCCGCGAAGGCAAGGCATTCGATCCGATCCGAGCCAAGGTCGCCATCACCCTGCTGGCGGCGCTCTTCGCTCAGACGCTCGACGCCTACATCTCCGACGAGCGTGGACGAGCGCTCGCTGACCTCTATGCGATCGCCCTGCGCCACGCCAAGGAGCTCCTCGCCTAGGTCCGCCTGACCCAACCCGCGCAACGAGGCGCGTCGTTCATCCGACCCTGCCATCCGTACGGCCACACCCAGACCACCCGTCCCACGGGGATAGAGCAGTCCCATTTACCCGCCATCCCACCCTTACCAGGAGTCCACCATGGCAACCCTGTTGTACCGACTCGGCAAAACCGCCTACAGGCGGTGGCCGTTCTTCATCGCCGGATGGCTTCTTGTCATCGTCGGTGTCGGCACGATCGCCGGCACCATGTCCAAGCCGATGTCCGACGCCTTCTCCATCCCCGGCATTCCTTCTGAGAAGGCCGCGGACATGCAGAAGGAGCTGTTCCCCGGAGCCCAGACCGGCTTCGACGAGGCCTCGGCCAACATGGTCGTCGCCGCTCCCAAGGGTCACACCCTGAAGGAGGCGAAGTACTCGGGCGCGGTCGACGACCTCATCAAGCAGATGGGCGCCGTGCCACAGATGCCGAAGGCGCCGATGCTCAACCCGGTCACCGCCAACGGTCCCGGCTTCGAGCAGACCGTCAGCGCGATGGTCAAGCAGGGCATGTCGAAGCCGAACGCCGAGGCGGCCGTCCGAGGCACCTTGTCCAAGGACTCACGCGTCGGCACCCTGCAGTGGTCGTTCGACGTCAAGACGGTGACCGACGTCAAACCCGCAACCCAGGACAAGGTCCTGGACGTGATGGACCAGGCACGCAAGAGCGGCCTCACGGTCGAGGTCAACGGCTCCGGCATGCAGAAGTTCACCGAGCCGGGGGGCTCCAGTGAGCTGATCGGTATCGGCGTCGCGCTGATCGTGCTGTTCCTGACCTTCGGCGCGCTCGTCTCCGCGGGCCTGCCGATCATCACCGCGGTGTACGGCGTCGCACTCGGCACCATCGGCGTCACCGCCATGACAGCGTTCATGGACATCGGTTCCAGTACGCCGATCCTCGCCTCGATGATCGGCCTCGCCGTCGGCATCGACTACACGCTGTTCATCCTGGCCCGCTATCGCTCCGAGATGGAGAAGACCGAAGACCGACTGGAAGCAGTGGGTCGAGCGGTCGGAACCGCAGGATCTGCAGTCGTTTTCGCCGGTCTGACCGTGCTCATCGCGCTGTCCGCTCTGGCTGTCGTCGGCATCCCGTTCCTGACTGCCATGGGTCTCGCGGCCGCCGCCACGGTGCTCATCGCCGTGCTGGTCGCCCTGACTCTGCTGCCCGCCATCCTGGGTCTGCTGAAGTCCAAGGCGTTCGGTGGTCAGCTGCGCAAGTTCAACCCGAAGCGGGACGCGGACGGCAAGATCCTCAACAACGGTGTCCGTTGGGCCCGGCTCGTCGGCAAGCAGCCGGTGGTCGTGGGCCTGCTGGTCCTCATCGGTCTGGGTTCTCTCGCCATCCCGGTGAAGGATCTGCACCTGGCGCTGCCGACGGACTCGACCGCTGCTGCGTCCACCACTCAGCGCAAGGCGTCCGACCTCATGGCGGACAACTTCGGTGCGGGCCGCGAGGCTCCGTTCCTGGTGGTCGTCGACGGTCGCAAGGTGAGCGACGCGGCTGCCCGGCCGGCGGCGTACAACGAGGTCGTCACCTGGGCCAAGGGTCACGAGGGCGTCGTGGACGCTCGTGTGGTCGGAAAGAACCTGCAAGGCACCGGCGCCATGGTGTCGATCACGCCGAGCACCGGACCGGACGACACCAAGACCGAGGACCTGCTCGCGTCACTGCGTGACGACCAGAGCGCGATCGAGTCCAAGAGCGGCACGGCCGTCGGCGTCACGGGCATCAACGCGATCCAGACGGACGTGTCCGAACGCCTCACCAGTGCGCTGCCGGTCTACCTGGCCGTGGTGATCGGGCTAGCGTTCATCCTGCTGATGCTGGTGTTCCGCTCGATCCTGGTGCCGCTCACGGCGACGCTCGGGTTCCTGCTGTCCGTGCTCGCCACGCTCGGTGCGACGGTCGCGGTCTTCCAGAACGGCCTGTTCGGGCTGGTCGACGGGCAGCCGCTCGTCAGCTTCATGCCGATCTTCCTGATCGGGATCGTGTTCGGCCTCGCGATGGACTATCAGGTGTTCCTGGTGACCCGCATCCGTGAGGCGCACGTGCACGGTGCCACCACGAGAGAGGCTGTCGTGGACGGCTTTCGCAACAGCGCTCGTGTGGTCAGTGCCGCCGCCGTCATCATGATCTCGGTGTTCGCCGCGTTCATGCTGATGCCCGACGCACTGATCAAGTCGATCGGTTTCGCCCTCGCGGTCGCGGTCTTCTTCGACGCGTTCATCATCCGCATGGCCTTGATCCCCGCCCTGATGTACCTCATGGGTGAGAAGGCCTGGTGGCTGCCGAAGTGGCTCGACCGCATCCTGCCCAACGTCGATGTCGAGGGCGAGAGCCTGACCAAGCTGCAGGCTTCGCAGCCGAAGCACGTCAGCGACGACGTCGACGAGGACGAGCTCGTCCGGGTCTGACGTTCGGAGGATCAGACCCTCACGCAGAAGAAAGCCGTACGGCGGCCGCTCACCCGAGCGGCCGTCGTACGGCTTTCGTCGTGCTGCTCCAGGCGTGCGCCGGGTCAGTTGCCCAGCTCGGCAAGCAGCCTGGGCAGGGTGGTGATCGAGAGGGCGACGCTCATCTGCTCGTACGCTGCCTGCGTCTTCTTCGCCAGCACCCGGGCCTCGTCCGGATGCCCTGTGCTGTGCAGACACCACGCCATGCCTTCTTGCGCCCTGGCCGCCTCAAGAACCAGATCGCCACTCGCGATCTCGAGGGCCTCCCGATAGCGCTTCTCCGCATCACCGAATCGGCCGACGCTGCGCAACATGTCTCCGGCGATGGTCCTAGTGTCGGCACGAAAGAACGGTTCGGCGATCTCGTCAGCGAGCGCGATGGCTTCGCTGTGCTCGATGTCGATGTCGACGGACTCCAGCGTTGCGGCACGTGTCTCGATGCGAGCCCCGACATTGAGCGCATCGCAGACGAAGGGCAGATCTCGCAGTCGTCGTGAGATCTCGAGGCCCTCTCGCTGCAGCTCGCGCGCCTCGTCGAACCGTCCCTGGAGCAGTCTGACCTCGCCGAACGACTCCAGCGCGCGGCCGCGCTGCCTCTCCCCGTTCGAGGCTTCAGCGGCGGCGGCAACGGCGTCCTCGTAGCAGCCCGCGGCTTCGTCCAGCCGACCCAGTCTGGTCAGCACCGAGCCGCGGTTCTGCAGGCTGGTGCCACGACGATGATCGTCGCCGAGGTCGCGGTAGATCTCGACAATGTCGCGCAGCTGGCCCTCCACCTCCACGTAGCGCGCGGCCCGCCAGTCGAGACCGATCAGGAGTACCAGCGCGCTGGCCTCGCCAACGCGGTCGCCTGACTCACGACTCTGGACCAGAGCATCTTCAGCCGTCCGACGACCCAGCTCCAGATGTCCTGCCGTGACATGTGCCCAGCCCAGCCGCGACAGTGCCTTACCCAGCGCGGCCCCCGTCGTGCACTGCACCGCGAGGTGGTGGATCAGTGACGCCTCGTCGAGCCGTCCTGTGGACATCAGGAATCGGAACAGGATGAGCGAGAAGTGGTCGACGCACTCTCCGAGTGCGTGGTCTGCGGCGTAGGACGCTACCGCCACCACGTTGGCAATCTCCCGCTCGAGCCACTCGACGGCCTCGTCGAGGGTGGGTTCAACGACGGACATGCCGGATGGCGCATCAAGGCTGGGCCAGTACGACTTCTCCTGCGGCGCGTACACACTCATCGCGAGGTACGCCTCGAACCGGTAGTGATCAAGGAGTCGCCACATGGCCGCCCTGCTCACGCGTGGCACATCGATCTCGTGCCCTGCTGCCAGCGCGTGGACACGTACGAGGTCGTGCAGCTCGACCCGACCCCGCCGGCTGACGCTGGCCAAGGACGCGTCTGTCAGCTCGCTCACCCTGCGCCGCGTCGTCTCGACAGACTCGTCGATCAGCGCGGCCGCCGCTTCGATGCCCCAGTCGGTTCCGGGGTGCAGGGCCAGTCGCCGCAGCGTGTCCTGGGCCGCCAGCGAGAGTCCGTCGACGGAAAGGCTGATCGCGCCTTCCACCTCCGACTCGATGCGCAGCAACGAGCGGCGCTGCTCCACGAGGTCCGCATGGTCGGCCACGGTCAGATCCGCGCGCCGCCGCATGCTCGACCCCAGCACGGCGATCCCCAGTGGCAGCCGGCCGACGGACTCAACCAGTCGCTGCGCTCCTCCGACATCCTCGCCGGATCGGACGCTCATCCTCTGCAGCGCCTCGAGCGCTTCGTCCTCGTCGAAAACCTCGAGGTTGATGGGAATGCCGTCCTGCGGACCGACCAGCGGCCGCCTGCTGGTCACCACCACGGCCGTGCCTGACACGTCAGGGATCAGTGGACGGATCTGTTCGACGCTCGCCGCGTTGTCCAGCAGGATGAGCGCCCGCTTGCCGGACAGCCGTTCGCACAACAGGGCAGCCCGTCCAGCCACGTCCTTCGTGCTGATCTGTGAGCCGGGCACACCGAGCTGGCGCAGGAAACCGTCCAGTGCGGCTGTCGGGTCGACCGGGGGACGGCGATCGTCAAAACCACGCAGATTCACTGCCAGCACAGCGTCCTGCCCGTGGCCGTCAGCGATGAGCAGGTGACTCGCTCGTACGGCCAAGGTGGTCTTACCGACACCGGCCATCCCGGAGATGGCGACCACCGGCGTACCACCGTCGACGGCTCGCACCTCGGCCAGAATCCGCGACAGCTCGTCGGCCCGGCCGACGAAGGGTGCGAGGTCCTCCGGCAGCGCGGCCGCGACGGCAGCGATGGCTGACTCGTTGGCCTCACCCGCAACCACCTGACACGCGTGCAGCCACTGCGCCGCAGCCTCGTCACCGGCCAGCGCCCGTGCGATGTCCACGACGACATCGCGGTCCACGCGAGCCCGACCACCCTGGAACGAGCGATAGACCGTGTTGTACGACGGCAGCTCGGGAATCCCCCGCGCCTGACGCGACTTCGACACCTCGCGGTGCACCGCCCGATAGCTCAGACCGGACCACGCCCTGAGCGCCCGCAGGCTCTCCGCGAGGTCGTCGTGCGTACGCACGTTGGACAGCTCGGGCCTGGGCGCTGCAGAAGGGCTCGTCACGGGTCTCCCCAGCTCGTGATTCACGGGTGATCGACATTGATCGAGGTCTGACCACCGTGCCACACGGTCCACCAGGCTTCCATCAGCGGACGGACCAGACCTGGGGAGGGCCTCGTCATGAGCGCAGTGGCACAAGCGATCGACTATCCATCACTCACGGATCGCCAGCTGCAGATCCTGGGGTTGCTGGCGCAGGATCAGACCGACGAAGCGATCGCGACGCGGCTCAAGCTGACGAGCAGGACCGTCCGGGCCGAGGTCGCACGGCTCTACGACACGTTCGAGGTCCGTAGCCGCTTCGGCCTGGGCATGGCCTACCTCAGGTGGCAAGGGCATCGCCGAGGGACAGCCCCGAATCTGGTG includes these proteins:
- a CDS encoding MMPL family transporter; the encoded protein is MATLLYRLGKTAYRRWPFFIAGWLLVIVGVGTIAGTMSKPMSDAFSIPGIPSEKAADMQKELFPGAQTGFDEASANMVVAAPKGHTLKEAKYSGAVDDLIKQMGAVPQMPKAPMLNPVTANGPGFEQTVSAMVKQGMSKPNAEAAVRGTLSKDSRVGTLQWSFDVKTVTDVKPATQDKVLDVMDQARKSGLTVEVNGSGMQKFTEPGGSSELIGIGVALIVLFLTFGALVSAGLPIITAVYGVALGTIGVTAMTAFMDIGSSTPILASMIGLAVGIDYTLFILARYRSEMEKTEDRLEAVGRAVGTAGSAVVFAGLTVLIALSALAVVGIPFLTAMGLAAAATVLIAVLVALTLLPAILGLLKSKAFGGQLRKFNPKRDADGKILNNGVRWARLVGKQPVVVGLLVLIGLGSLAIPVKDLHLALPTDSTAAASTTQRKASDLMADNFGAGREAPFLVVVDGRKVSDAAARPAAYNEVVTWAKGHEGVVDARVVGKNLQGTGAMVSITPSTGPDDTKTEDLLASLRDDQSAIESKSGTAVGVTGINAIQTDVSERLTSALPVYLAVVIGLAFILLMLVFRSILVPLTATLGFLLSVLATLGATVAVFQNGLFGLVDGQPLVSFMPIFLIGIVFGLAMDYQVFLVTRIREAHVHGATTREAVVDGFRNSARVVSAAAVIMISVFAAFMLMPDALIKSIGFALAVAVFFDAFIIRMALIPALMYLMGEKAWWLPKWLDRILPNVDVEGESLTKLQASQPKHVSDDVDEDELVRV
- a CDS encoding helix-turn-helix domain-containing protein, with protein sequence MSAVAQAIDYPSLTDRQLQILGLLAQDQTDEAIATRLKLTSRTVRAEVARLYDTFEVRSRFGLGMAYLRWQGHRRGTAPNLVVVPGGRSPGATTRSRRSVPRQSSSSWV
- a CDS encoding TetR/AcrR family transcriptional regulator, which gives rise to MTDERGLDGFTMDELADAAGVSRRTLFNYFPSKDDAVLGPFPLVDSECIQEFRAGGPTGDLIDDLAIVMDQLLRAKDVSREQIVLGQRVLESNPKLMALAHKRFHAVAEEFIAEIEVREGKAFDPIRAKVAITLLAALFAQTLDAYISDERGRALADLYAIALRHAKELLA
- a CDS encoding tetratricopeptide repeat protein, which translates into the protein MTSPSAAPRPELSNVRTHDDLAESLRALRAWSGLSYRAVHREVSKSRQARGIPELPSYNTVYRSFQGGRARVDRDVVVDIARALAGDEAAAQWLHACQVVAGEANESAIAAVAAALPEDLAPFVGRADELSRILAEVRAVDGGTPVVAISGMAGVGKTTLAVRASHLLIADGHGQDAVLAVNLRGFDDRRPPVDPTAALDGFLRQLGVPGSQISTKDVAGRAALLCERLSGKRALILLDNAASVEQIRPLIPDVSGTAVVVTSRRPLVGPQDGIPINLEVFDEDEALEALQRMSVRSGEDVGGAQRLVESVGRLPLGIAVLGSSMRRRADLTVADHADLVEQRRSLLRIESEVEGAISLSVDGLSLAAQDTLRRLALHPGTDWGIEAAAALIDESVETTRRRVSELTDASLASVSRRGRVELHDLVRVHALAAGHEIDVPRVSRAAMWRLLDHYRFEAYLAMSVYAPQEKSYWPSLDAPSGMSVVEPTLDEAVEWLEREIANVVAVASYAADHALGECVDHFSLILFRFLMSTGRLDEASLIHHLAVQCTTGAALGKALSRLGWAHVTAGHLELGRRTAEDALVQSRESGDRVGEASALVLLIGLDWRAARYVEVEGQLRDIVEIYRDLGDDHRRGTSLQNRGSVLTRLGRLDEAAGCYEDAVAAAAEASNGERQRGRALESFGEVRLLQGRFDEARELQREGLEISRRLRDLPFVCDALNVGARIETRAATLESVDIDIEHSEAIALADEIAEPFFRADTRTIAGDMLRSVGRFGDAEKRYREALEIASGDLVLEAARAQEGMAWCLHSTGHPDEARVLAKKTQAAYEQMSVALSITTLPRLLAELGN